Within the Chitinophagales bacterium genome, the region GAGATAATAGAGCATTTTACAAACTTAGGTTTTCAAAAAATAATAACTACGCCACACACCATGAAAGGCGGCTACGATAACACTAAGGAAATAATAGAAACAGGTACTTTAGAACTTAATAAATATCTCAATCAAAATAATGTATTTGATATTAGTTCATCTTCAGAATACTTTGGAGATGAGCATTTTATGAAGTTAATTAAAAGTAAAGAATTACTTCCTATTTTCAATAAATATATACTTTTTGAGCAGTCATTTGTACAAAAATCAGCTTTATTTGATACTATAGTTTTTGAACTGCAGTTGGAAGGATATAAACCTATTTTAGCTCATCCGGAGAGATATAATTATTTAATGGATAAAGATTTGAAAACTTACAAAGAAATAAAAAGCAAAGGCGTTTTATTTCAGCTAAATTTATTTTCTTTATTAGAAATATATGGTGAAGGAGCTAAAAAAGTAGCAGAAAAACTAATAGATGCACAACTTATAGACTTTGTTGGTACAGATATTCACAATAGAGCACAGCTTCCTTTTATGGAGCAGTTATTTAAAAGCGAATATTTATTTAAACTAATTCAGCAAGGTAAATTATTGAATAAAACATTACTATAGATGAAGTTTATTGAAACACCCATAAAAGATTTGTGGATTATAGAGCCTACAGTTTTTGAAGATAGCAGAGGTTATTTTTTTGAAAGTTTTAATAAAAGAACTTTTAAAAAAGGCACAGGTTTAAATATTGATTTTGTGCAAGATAACCAATCTAAATCTGAATATGGAGTGCTAAGAGGAATGCACTGGCAAGAAGGGGAACACGCACAAGCAAAATTAGTTTCAGTTTTAGAAGGAGCAGTGCAAGATATAGCCGTAGATTTAAGACCCAATTCGCCAACTTATGGGCAGTATTATTCTATAATATTAAGTGCTGAAAATAAAACTCAGTTTTTTGTGCCCAGAGGCTTTGCCCATGGTTTTTTGGTACTTAGCGAAACGGCTGTTTTTAGTTATAAATGCGATAACTATTACAACAAAGAAAGTGAAGGTGGAATAATTTATAATTGTCCTAAACTAAATATAGCTTGGGCATTAGATGAAAAAGATTTTAAACTTTCTGATAAAGATAAAATGTTACCTTGCTTGAAAGCGTAAAAAAAATTATGCCGTTACAGAATTGTACAAGTCATTTCTTCTTTCCTGTACTTTTTCATCTTCTAAATAATCATCGTAGGTTGTAAATTGTTTATCTATACAGCCGTTAGGACCAAATTCAAAAATACGATTAACCGAAGTATGCATAAAACTATGGTCTTGGGTGGTTAAAAGTATAATACCACTGAAATCTTTTACGCCATTGTTAAAAGCCGTTATTGCCTCTAAATCTAAATGAGAAGTTGGTTCGTTTAGCATTACCACATTGCCTTCTTGCAACATACATCTTGAAACCATACAACGCACTTTTTCTCCCCCCGATAGTACACTTACTTTCTTAAAACTCTCTTCTCCCGTAAATAACATTTTGCCTAAAAAACCTCTTACATAAGCTTCTTCTTTATTAGTACTGTACTGGCGAAGCCAATCTATCAAATTCAAATTGCTACCTTCAAAAAACTCGGAATTTTCATTTGGTAAGTAAGAATG harbors:
- a CDS encoding capsular biosynthesis protein; this translates as MLGIFKNIFSKKESIYFSSFKDIAVDIHSHLIPNIDDGSKSKEESLEIIEHFTNLGFQKIITTPHTMKGGYDNTKEIIETGTLELNKYLNQNNVFDISSSSEYFGDEHFMKLIKSKELLPIFNKYILFEQSFVQKSALFDTIVFELQLEGYKPILAHPERYNYLMDKDLKTYKEIKSKGVLFQLNLFSLLEIYGEGAKKVAEKLIDAQLIDFVGTDIHNRAQLPFMEQLFKSEYLFKLIQQGKLLNKTLL
- the rfbC gene encoding dTDP-4-dehydrorhamnose 3,5-epimerase, with translation MKFIETPIKDLWIIEPTVFEDSRGYFFESFNKRTFKKGTGLNIDFVQDNQSKSEYGVLRGMHWQEGEHAQAKLVSVLEGAVQDIAVDLRPNSPTYGQYYSIILSAENKTQFFVPRGFAHGFLVLSETAVFSYKCDNYYNKESEGGIIYNCPKLNIAWALDEKDFKLSDKDKMLPCLKA